GCAAGTCCAGATTTGGCTCGCCCGTCATCTCCCAGGCCGACCTCATCCTCCCGTGAAGCGACCCATTAACTGGATGCGATGGATTTCTGGCATCACCATCGTTCTCGGAGGTTCAACTGCACTCTACGTTGCGTACCCTTACGTGCTGCCCATCTTTCAGAGCCGAAACCTCTGGGCTTCCATCAGCCTCATCTCGATCCTGCTCTTCACCAGCGGACACATGTTCAACCACATCCGCAAGGTTCCTTACGTCGCTGGCGACGGACGAGGTGGAATTAGTTACGTTGCGCCCGGTTTCCAGCAGCAGTTTGGCCTGGAGACCCAGATTGTGGCCGCGTTGTGTAAGTCCATGCTTCGAACTCATGATGGTACTAGGTGCTAACTCGTTCGACTAGACGGTGTCCTGTCGTTCTGCGCTATTTCCCTGGCGATCAAGGTCCCCCGCATCGCTGATGCCAAGACTCAACAGGTCGCGGTCATCGCTTGGGGTGGTGTCCTGTTCCTCGTCTACAGCTTCCTTCTCAGCGTGTTCCGCGTCAAGAATGGAGGTTACCCCTTTTCCCTGCCGCCTTTCATGTAAAGGGGTGATTAGAGATAGACCAGGGCCTATCTACTAGTCACTCGAATTAGGTCGGGGTGTTGATATGGATGAAGTGCGAGGAGCAAGGTCGACACTTGATCAAAAAGTGCTGGCTCTGCTCAATCCCCCATGCCGTGGTAAGAAGGGGATGAGTAAATCAAAACATGCATGGTGTACAATATTGCCAGTTAGGCGTTTCCCTTAGACGGTTCAAATGTAGCATGACAATAAGGATGTTTTTTTGGTATCTTGATAAACGTTTGTCGTAAGCCCTGGGGCAATCTGGTGACCTTGCTAGAGCAGGTGATGGGGGACGGGCTGACATCGCAAGAGACAGTGCGGAGGATGCACACAACTTCACACCTTGCTGGCAAGCTTCGCCGCACACATCTTGATGAGAATCACTTGGGCACCATGTCATGTTTTAAACTCGAGTTCTTTATTGGAGAACAAAAGGATGAATCCCGGTACTTTCAGGGGCTGCTTATAACCAGCAAATGCGTGATGCCCTCGTCAGATTTGAGTCGCCCCCCCTTCCTTTGCATCAATAAAGACCAAACGAGGAAGCCAACCATTTGACGCCCCACCAATGATCTACCTTCTTCCGCTCGCCTCCGGCCTCGTCACCACGCTCCTTTTTTAGGGTAGAGCAAATTTATGCCCTCGACATGACACCCCAGGCACGGATGATGTTGTCAGTGTAACCAGCGAACAGAGTCTGGCCATCAGCAGACCAGGCCAAGCTGACACACTCGGGCTCCCGGCTCTTCTTGCCAGTGTCGGGGAACTCGGGcttgagctcatcaaccttgctcttcttctcaagatcgaagatgatgatgctgctggcAGTGGCAGCGCAGAGCCAGTATCGGTTGGGGGAGAAGACGAGAGCGTGGATCTCGTCGTTGGCGTTGAGGGAGTAGAGGTGCTTGGACTCGTTAAGGTCCCAGAGCATGGTGGTGCCGTCCTTGCCACCGGAGGCGCAGAGGGAACCGTCGGGAGAGATGGTGACGGTGTTGATGTAGCCAGTGTGGCCGATGTGGTCGGTCTGGAGCTTGCAGGTGGAGAGCTCCCAAACCTATAAGCCTGTTAGAATCATGAAATGATACGGGATGCATCAGGTGGTGAAAACAGGGCTGTGTATAAACCGGATCAGGGCAATGGTGAAATAGTTGTCTCATGGCCTGTGGAAGCAGGCTCTGAAGTAGCAAATACTTGGGTTGCAAACATCATGTCGATTGGGAGTGTGTAGAGTGCTTCAGCAGCACATTCGGAGCTGTTACTGACCTTGACGAGCTTGTCCCAGCCGCTGGAGACAATGACGGGGTTCTGGGGGTTGGGGCTGAAGCGGACGCAAGAAACCCACTCGGTGTGGCCCTTCTCGGAGATGGTGTACTTGCAGTCACCGAGAGTGTTCCAGAGCTTGATGGTTCGGTCGCGAGAGCCGGAGACGATCTGGCGGTTGTCGGCAGAGAAGCTGACGGAGAGGACGTCGTTGGTGTGGCCAACGAATCGTCGGGTGGTGGTGCCGGTGGCGAGCTCCCACAGACGCAGGGTCTTGTCCCAAGAGGCAGACAGAGCGTAGGCGCCATCGGAGGAGATGACCTAGATCCAACAAATATCAGCCCGAGTTCTCGcttcgtcctcctcaccaAGGTGCAGATAGGCGTGGCGGGGCACAAGATGAACGTACACAGTCGGAGACGATGTGAGAGTGGCCGTGAAGAGATCGCTTGGGGTAACCGTATTGGGTCTCATCGCGGGTGAGGTTCCAGATGATCAGAGTCTTGTCTCGGGAGCCAGACAGGAGCATGTTGGGGCTGGAGCGCGATCAGtcagttgatggcctcgaaaTGGGTCAAGACGAGTAGAGCTCTATATCGAACGTACTTCTCCATGGAGGTAGCCAAGCTGGTGACCCAGCCATTCTGTAAAAGtcagcttcctcttcttgatCCCAAAAACTCATCGCCTTCCGCGAGGCCGACCAGAAGCATGTTGACGGGGAGCATCGTGGCCAACCACAGTCGCGATGCAGCAGTCGGCAGCGGCAGGAGGGAGTTGAAGAGGTTCGACGTACGTGGCCCTCGAGAGTGCCCTTGAGGATCAATTGTTCGGCCATTGTTGCGGTGACGAGGCGATGCAGAGGATCAGGGTGcgtgagggagaagaaagagagaagTCAAGGGCTGCTCTGCAAATCCTAGGCCTGGTCGGATCTTGGAAGGCTTCGCCGGCAGAAATTGGGATTTTTTGTGTGGGTTAAAAATTAGGGCCGCACGTTCGGGCTCCGCTTTGATTGAAGCGTGCCCGGTGTGCAAACAGCGGGTACGTACCACTGTGTGTGCGGGGCTCAAAAACTGAGCCACATCTCAAGCGAAAGCCACAGGCTCCAGCCTCACTGCAGCCGCAACGCCTaagaagcagcagaagctCAGAGGTCTTGTTACATCAGCCCAGTTGACGGTTCTCGTACAGCTCATCCTCAATGAGAGTTTTACTATTACTTTCGTTAGCCTTTCGGTCTTCAAGATGGGGAGGGAAGCACGTACTGTGAACTCCATTTAACCTCCACACACGATCACAgttcatccatcatccagagACGCCGGGACCTATGTTCAGGTTGCTGTGATTGTAAGAGGCTCACTCGCTGCCACATGGCATCTACTTTCATATTAGGTCTATCCCTCACTCGAGCTCAAATAGCAAGGCCATGAACGCCAAacgccatccatcccaaaCCACTTATTCATGGGGTATCATGTGAGCCATCGTTTCCAATGGATGCTTGATCGACATCTTACAACGCCTTCTTGCTTGCCAAGGTAGCCGACCGTTTCCCTGCTCTGGGAACTTCTTTGCGAGAGAAAAGGGCCTCGCCATTGACAATCATGCTGTGGTCCGCAATCTCCATCTGATCAGTATGCTCCCCCTGGCCTTCCGCGGCCATGAACCGTTTCATTGTCGATTCCCATAGACGGAACCGCTCCTTCCCATGAACATCGCGCTCAACCAGCAGCTTGACTTCTTTTTGTTTTCGCATTTTGGATGCTCGTACCAGGCGGCGAAGTGCATCTTCGCCCTGCTGAGCTGTCCTTGCGGCGTCTTCCCGGATTCTCTTAGGGTCGCGAATGTTGGAATCCTCCTGTGGCGTAAACTTGTATGTGTGTTTGCTGGGGAAGTCTGGGAACGATGATGGAACGTAATCTTTCTCGTCTTTGTCCGGCTGTCCGCTCAATTCTTCGCCCAGGAGCGGTAGTGTGGTGTAGGCGTCTTGGTCTTCGGGGAGCACATCGGCGAAGCTGGGAACGATTTGTTTTTGGGGGATCGGTGGTCTCAGGTGAGGCTTCAATGATGAAATACTGATATTGTGCCGTCGTAGCGCGTGTTCAAAGTCGGTTGCGATGGGGTGTTCGCGACGTGCAGCCAGGGCTAGACTTTTGGCAGCATCGATCATACCCTCGAGATCTGGTAAAAGCGCGTGAGCGACGAGTCAAATGTTAGCTATGAGCATATACTGACACGTCTCCACCATTGCGGTAAAGCTCTCCAGCGCCTCAGGGCTTGCCGAGTCAAAGCCGTCATGCTTGAGAACCATGGCGATCGAGCGTTGGAGACCAGCTCGGGCCTGGTAGTGCGGGTTCGGTATCACGGATCCGATTGCTCTTGGCCCCGTCTCATCGGGATTTGTGTCTTCGGGATGTTCATCGTGAATTCGGGGCCGCTTTGGATCGGGTTGCTGCTCGTCGGCTGGGGAGAGGCTTCGCTTTGGCGTCATCGCGAAGGTCTTGAAGGTGCTCGGGACGTGACAATTTCGACGACGCGCTACTTAGGGCGTTTATGTGGTTATTTTATGTGCGGCGAGAGCATCTCATTGGTCTTTGGCCCAGCCCTGACGAGTATTCTAGGTAGCGAGTGATAGGCGCAAAGTTGTTGACGATGGAATATGTTTTGGCGATGTCGGGAGGAAGGTTGGAGCTGCAGCTCCTCCACCAAGGATTCAAGCTGGAGAAACTTCGGCTCATTGGTCGACGGCCCTACATGTCAAGTCCGAGGCTAGGACTTTGTATCACCTCTGGTTCTCGTTTGATTCATCACAATTGTTCCTCTTTGAGGTTCTAATGTAATTCAGGAATGAATATTGCGACCTGTGCATGAATTTGGGCGTAAACCTTACCACTGGTTTTGGTTTCTGAGGAGTCATTTGAACGTGGAATTCAATATCGACTAACTTGTGGTGTGGCTCGTAACGCCCATCACAATGTCTGTGCAATCATCCTCCCAACTGAGACAGGATGATGGTGTCAATATCAAGACATGAATGCGAAATCACGGGCGAGAGCAAAATACGTCATCGTCGCTACGTGTAGTCCGAACAGAGTGACCCTGGCGCGATCACCCATCATGATCGCCTGGTCGAGACATGCAGGGAGGGCCATATAACTTCCAGAAAAGAATGAATCTCTCCAGGGTAAACTGCCAAGGCGTGCGTTGCAAGGGCTCACCAACACTTTGGCACCTGAGCAAACGAGTCTAGACCGAGTGATCGACGCCGGAGATGTCCCGCAGAGAGGATCCGAAATTCAGAATGTGACCCAACCCACGGTGTCTGATTGCCGCCCTCCTGCAGGTCGCCGGGATTGTGATCATCTCAATATGATATTGCTGTGCGAGAGCGGTGTTTTCCGTTCGGTTGCTTTGACCGACACTTGAGACAACCACCGGTGGATGGACTGAACCCTGCATCTTGGGCTTGACATTGGACGTTGGCTGAACTAGCATGTCAGGCTGCATGTCCTATGATGTGACAAGCGAGTCAAAGCATCAATCACCTTGAGACTTAAGAATCGCTCATTTACTCTGTCTAACCGCCTGCGTGTGTGACATTCTGAGAACCCCCGCGTCTACACCCTCTTCTTGGCTTTTGGCTTTGTCTTCAGGTCCCGCAATCGGACTGGCCCCTCTGGTTCTTGATTCTAGGGCAGGCAAATTCCATCCAATTCTCCCCATCCAGGATATAAGTGTGTGTGGTTGATCACGTTCCGAGCCGCATATCACCACCGAACATTGAAACAGCTCCCCCACCAGATATATGAGCCGGAGGCATTGTTGCACCAACCAGCCAACACCGACGGTTGCGTTCCTCAACAGTCCCAACGCGATAACCTGAAACTCTTCTGCACCCGCCTACCCTGCACTCCCAGAGACACTTTTTGGGTTTGCATCACGAAGCATTTTTGCTCCAACACGACTCTGTATCCCCTGCCCTAAAGCCCTCAACATTGCGGCCGCAACTTCCACTAGGTACAGTAGATTGCGGGCATGTCCCTCTGACAAAGTCCAACAtatcttgttcttggctttcctcttcttcctgtcTTTCAGATACCCATCAGATATacattttttattattatcccaACCTCTCCCCCCTACACCATGTTTCCTTTTGACCACTCCGCCCTTCCGCAGCTCACAACCCGCAAGGCCCTTATCGGTGTTGATTTTCAACACGATTTCATAGCCCAGGATGGTGCACTGCCAGTCCCGGAGCCAGAGGGCCTTGTGGATAGAACTGTCAAGCTCGCCAAAGTGTTTCGGGATGTAGGAGATGTCGTTTGGATCCAATCGCAGTTTGAGGAGACCCGGCCTGTTTTCGAGGACCAAATTATCGTCACAGACAATAAGCCCCTATTGCGTCCCTCTTCGAGGGGTCGAGCGAAGCTGCTCCCAGTCGAGGATCTCGACGTGGCTGGACCGCCGGATGCAGAGGCTTTCCTCAGCCACGAAGAACCTGTGTGTGTCAAGGCGGACACACCGGGCTGCCGCATAGCTGCGGCCATTGAAGAGGCATCGCAGAAGACGGACATCAAATTAACAAAGTCGCACTATTCGGCGTTCCAGACGACACAACTGTTGCGTATATTGCGCGCCAAGATGGTTATGGAGCTTTTCATCTGTGGTTCCTTGACCAATATTGGCGTCCATGCAACGGCACTCGATGCTGCGGGTCACGGCATGGCCATTACGATTGTTGATGATTGCTGTGGCTATCGAACAGAGGCTAGAAAGGCATCGGCGATTGCATCCTTGATCGAACTCACTGGCTGTGAGGTTGCCTCGTACGAGGAGGTCCTGGAGAGCCTGCAGCCTAAACCAAAGACACCCAAGGCGTCGCGCAGCAAGGCATCCTCACAACAGTCGAAGCGCATGGAACCATCACGAAGTGTCAAGTCCGGCGGAGACAAGGACGTGCGCGACAAGAGTCTCTCACCATCAATCGTCAAGAACATGACAGGCCTGCGATTAGCTTCAGATTCGCCAAGCCCCGCACCGACTGGGACTCAGCCTCAGAAAAAGGCGTCGACTACAAGCGCAGCTGAACGCCATGACTCAGAGGTCAAACCACCTTCGAAGACCGACGAATCGAATGACGTTTCTCAGACAAAAACATCAGAGACAAAGGACACAAAAGAGATACAGGATGTTGGTGAGGCGGCTGCTATTAAAGGAGAAGCCGGGAAGGCGGTTGagaccaaagaagaagagacacCATCTAAGAACACCAATAAAGACGAACAACAATCCaaaacatcaacaacaacaccaccccAAGTAGATCCGGACATGGCCCAGACCAAGACTCCGATGGAAAACGAAGAAGGCCATCTCCTGCAGAAGGGTCTCTGCGAGGGAGACACTGATATCATCGAGAATGTCCTTCCAGACACTCTTGTCGATGGCATCTTTGAGAAGCTACGTGACGAGGTCCAGTGGCAGCGCATGTCGCACCAAGGCGGAGAGGTCCCACGACTGGTGGCCGTCCAAGGCGAGGTTGGTGAAGACGGCACCATCCCAGTGTACCGTCATCCATCCGACGAGTCTCCCCCACTGCTGCCGTTCTCTCCAACCGTTctggccatcaaggccgagacgGAGAAGCATCTTGGCCACCCCCTGAACCACGTCCTGATCCAGTACTACCGTGACGGAACCGACTACATCTCTGAGCATAGCGACAAGACCTTGGATATTGTCCAGGATTCTTATATCGCAAATGTCAGCCTGGGTGCCGAGCGAACCATGGTCTTCAGAACAAAGAGACGGGATAAGGACCCATCTCGAGACGAAGCCTCGCCAGCCGATCTAAAGAGGAAAATCCAGCGCGCCAGACTTCCACACAACTCTTTGTGTCGATTGGGCCTGAAGAGCAACATGAAGTGGCTTCACGCCATCCGCCAGGATAAACGACCAAAGAGCCAAAAGACTCCAGCCGAGCTGGCCTACGATGGCGGCCGAATCTCTCTGACATTCCGCCAGATCGGAACGTTCCTGAACCGTGAAGAGACTCTCATCTGGGGTCAGggcgccaaggccaagacgcaaGAGGAGGCTCATGCTGTCATCAATGGCCAGACtgacgaggccatcgagatgctcaaggccTTTGGGACGGAGAACCACGCCACAGAGTTCGACTGGGATGCCCACTATGGCAAGGGGTTCGACGTGCTGCATATGAGCAACGCACCGCGACTCTTTACCTGCGGGGATTCAGTGGCCAACATGCGTGCCGCCCTCATGCTGGCAGAATACGGGGTGAACTACGCAAAGGGAAGCATCACGGCAGGCCCCGACTCTGGCCCATCCAATACTGAGAGCGGCGCCATCAAGTTCAcagacaaggacaagtcAGCTGTTCAAGGTGACTTGGCTGTCATGCTGTATCTCGATGCTCGCTATGGTCTCGGCAAGCCTGGAAGCACCGCCCGAAGCCCAAAGGAGCTGGCTACCCAGTTCACCCGCTTCCAACGTGCAATGTCAGTCCTGGATGCCTGGCGCAGCTTGCCCAAGGACACCGCCAGCGGGAAGCGTGACCTCAAGTCCCTCAAGCACGAGCTCGAAGTCTGGGATAGTTTCGTCGCCGAGACTGAGGGAGCTTTCCTTGCCGGCTCGGAGCTGTCTCTGCCTGACTTCGCCCTCTGGCCTGTCTTGCATTCTATTGTGGAGGAGTCAGGGCTGGAAGCTCTAGAAGGATTGGATAAACTGAAGGATTACTATGAGAGAGTGGCGGCAAGATCTAGCGCGAAGAAGGTTCTGGGCAAGGGGTCgactgctcctcctcctcaggctGAAGAGCCATCTACCAGCACTTAGTTATGTCACGATCTTATCACTCTAGCCGTGTTTCGTCTTTATTTGGAGGACTTTGGGTCATTGGGCATAGTTGTTGAGATCACCTAGCTACTTCATGTTTGATATCCTACATTTTTGCTCGAATTGAGAGTTGACTCAAGTCACATTGCACTGGGTTTTGCGAATTTCTGTGAGAGGGGTGTAACGGTTGAGTGAGGTGAAGCCATAAACTACATCCGTGGAGTAGTGgtctcgtctcatctcaCATACCTATGTTCAATTCAAGTCCCAGCAGAGGCTCGGACGAAGCAAGGGTCCAGCGGTACACTTCTATGTGGTCATAACCAAATTAGTTTCAACGGGACTAATGATCCGGCTTGCGGGCCCGTCGTTTTCATGCATATTGATGTTTGTCGTggaccatcatcaagatgaaTCCCACGGCAGGGGGTATGTGCCGACCCAGTCTGCAACCTCGCTCCGTAGCTGCACAATCTCGGACTGCGTCTCGCCGTTGCCGAGATACTCCATGAAGTTCTTTAGCTTGCCTGGGTTCTTCTCACCCTTCTCCTCCGCTGCCTTTCGGGCCGCCTTATCAATCCGAGAAGTGATGGCGACGGCACGATCCACGACATCCGCAACACGGACAAAGTCATCCTCGTTGAAGCCGCGAGTGGTCATGGCTGGCGTGCCCATGCGGAGGCCACCGGGGACCAACGCTGACCGATCTCCCGGGACAGTGTTTTTGTTGGCAGCAACACCGACCAACTCTAGCACACGCTCAACTCGACTGCCATCAATGCCCTGGGGCTTAAGGtcggccaagaccaagtgGTTATCAGTGCCTCCGCTGACAAGAGTGTAGCCTAGACCACCATTGCCCTTGGGCTCGCTCAATCGCCGGGCAAAAGCCTTTGCGTTCTTTAGTACCTGAGTCTGATACACCTGGAATTCGGGGGTTTGCGCCTGCTTCAAAGCCACGGCGAGGGCTGTGATAGTGTGGTTGTGAGGGCCACCTTGGTGACCGGGAAATACGGAGTTGTTGATGGGGCCCTCGAGGTCGTAAAGAATAtcttccttggtcttggggttTTGTTTCCGAACGCCTTTCCGGTAGAAGATCAGTgctcctcgaggacctcgtaAGCTCTTGTGGCTGGTGGTTGTGACAATGTCTGCGTAAGAGAAGGGGCCTGGGACAGCCTTGGCTGCTATTAGGCCGGAGATATGGGCGACATCGGCGAGTAGGTAAGCGTTGACCTTGTCGCAGATTTCTCGCATGCGCTGATAATCGATCAGTCGGCTATAGGCACTTGCGCCGGCCACGATAATCTTGGGTCGGTAGATGGTTGCTAGTTCTTCGAGCTTGTTGTAGTCGATGTATCCAGTTGACTCGTCCAATCGGTAGGGCACCGTTTCGAAATATTTTGAAACAGCCGAAATCTTCTTGGTTGGTGTCTGATAGCCATGTGACAGATGGCCACCATGAGGTAGGTCAAGGCCCATCAATCGATCGTGCGTGTTCAACAAGGCGGAGTAGACGTAGAGGTTTGCGGGAGCACCGGAGAGAGCTTGAAGATCGGAGTCAGCAAGAACTATCCAAAACAAAGACTAGCATGTACAAGACACCAGTCATGGACGAAAGGGAGAAGTTGCGAACCTTGGACATTCACACCCCATGATTTGGGATCAAGGCTGAACGTTTCGAGAGCGCGCTGTTGACATAGACGTTCGGATTGGTCAATGAACTCGTTGCCGCCATAGTATCGAGCACCCGGATAGCCTTCCGAATATTTGTCTGGAGAGGGTATAAGTTAGACTCTGTAATATGAAGACTGACACTGATTGAGAGCCGTACTTTGCATCACACTGCCAAGAGCATCGAGAACAGCTTGCGAAGTGAAGTTCTCGGAGGGGATAAGGTTAATGAAGTGCTTCTGGCGTTTCTTCTCCTACTCCAGGGATTAGTAAAAGAGCGAGGGCAGCGGGCTCGAGGCGGCATCATGGTGAACCTTTTCGATGATGTCGAAGACGGTGGGGTCAGCCTTGCCAAGGTGGGCTGAGAGTAGCTGTGTAAGGGCACAAGAGCGTCAGACCTCCAAGTCACGGTAATACAATGGCTTTTAATCAATTGGACATGAACAAACCTGCTGCTGGCTCTCGAGACTCAAGGAGGACGACGCTCGCGTGCACGTTGTGGTAACTGCAACAGGCCTCGCGATGCCGCGCAGGACACGCGAGGTACCTCTCACGCCAGCAAGAGACATGGCGTGGTTGCGATCGGCGGATGACGGGAGAGAGGGTGAGAGAGCAAGAGGGAATGGAGCGCAATTGAGAGACAAAAAGGGGGTATCTTTTCGCACAAGAGGAGAGCCGCTTTGCGAGGCGACAAGACGGTGATTGTCTAGCGGCGCGCTCGCTCAGGACGTCATTGACTGTGACGATGGATGTCAGGACGGGACCTAGAAGGACGaaggcggaggcggaggtgggaggtggaggaggagccgaCACCACCACTGGTGAGGGCCGCTTTGGAAGGAGGCTGCCAGAATGGCTCGAGTTCAGCCAACGACAGCTACATGCAGAACAAGTACCTAGCGTACTTGCCTAACCTGAGCCCCTGTCACGGCCTCTGCAGGACAATATTTTGTGGTTAATGGGCTGAGAGGTCGCCTGGGACATAGCTGCTCCAGCAAAACAGCCAGCCTTTAAACGCTACAAATACCCAAGTCAAAGGTACTCTTTTAGCAGCTCACACTCGCCTGTGCCACAGTGCTCCATCCCTGTGGCGGTGAGCCAAGACGCCATTACGTATAAAATTCTCGGCTCTGGTGGGCTATGGggtttcttctttttcttcttttttccttatCAACTAAACTTGGGCGTGATGTGACCGCCAAGATAGCATATTGGTTCCTCCGCTTCGTGCGGGAGCATGCTGAAATGCCCTGGCACAAACTCACCACTCTTGAGAGGGCAATTTGAATGAACTGATCCAAGCCTTTGGTTGATCTTCTTGCATACTCTTTTCACGATAGCTTCATTGTTGTTCAATGCGTTTACGTAGTTAGTAGAAAGTTAGCTTGTTCTTGCGGAGGTGTCCTATTGTTCTTGCCTAGCTGGGTTGTAAATGCTTGGCGTTGCTGTCCATT
This region of Fusarium falciforme chromosome 5, complete sequence genomic DNA includes:
- a CDS encoding Transcription initiation factor TFIID subunit 8, with the translated sequence MTPKRSLSPADEQQPDPKRPRIHDEHPEDTNPDETGPRAIGSVIPNPHYQARAGLQRSIAMVLKHDGFDSASPEALESFTAMVETYLEGMIDAAKSLALAARREHPIATDFEHALRRHNISISSLKPHLRPPIPQKQIVPSFADVLPEDQDAYTTLPLLGEELSGQPDKDEKDYVPSSFPDFPSKHTYKFTPQEDSNIRDPKRIREDAARTAQQGEDALRRLVRASKMRKQKEVKLLVERDVHGKERFRLWESTMKRFMAAEGQGEHTDQMEIADHSMIVNGEALFSRKEVPRAGKRSATLASKKAL
- a CDS encoding Serine hydroxymethyltransferase, whose protein sequence is MSLAGVRGTSRVLRGIARPVAVTTTCTRASSSLSLESQQQLLSAHLGKADPTVFDIIEKEKKRQKHFINLIPSENFTSQAVLDALGSVMQNKYSEGYPGARYYGGNEFIDQSERLCQQRALETFSLDPKSWGVNVQVLADSDLQALSGAPANLYVYSALLNTHDRLMGLDLPHGGHLSHGYQTPTKKISAVSKYFETVPYRLDESTGYIDYNKLEELATIYRPKIIVAGASAYSRLIDYQRMREICDKVNAYLLADVAHISGLIAAKAVPGPFSYADIVTTTSHKSLRGPRGALIFYRKGVRKQNPKTKEDILYDLEGPINNSVFPGHQGGPHNHTITALAVALKQAQTPEFQVYQTQVLKNAKAFARRLSEPKGNGGLGYTLVSGGTDNHLVLADLKPQGIDGSRVERVLELVGVAANKNTVPGDRSALVPGGLRMGTPAMTTRGFNEDDFVRVADVVDRAVAITSRIDKAARKAAEEKGEKNPGKLKNFMEYLGNGETQSEIVQLRSEVADWVGTYPLPWDSS